The sequence TTTCCCTATCCGGTAGTGATGACGGAGAAGAGTAGAGAGAAATTGTTGGGAAGGGCGGCTGCCACCTCCCCCAACCACGGGTAACGGGTATGATTGGCAAGACAACCGGGGGTTAACCGTAGACATTCGTCAGAACAGGAAGCAGCGCACATCTTCACATGTTGCGAATAGGTTAAGAATCTCTCCATACCCTCTCTCTTCACTCCTCTCCATCCTTACCTTTATCCCATTTCTTGGTAGGGTGAAAACGTTGAAAAGCTCCAGTGATATAAGAGTAAGTGGTAGGGACAGGTTCACGAGCTTGCACAAAAGACGTGCCGATAAGGTATGGATTATTAGCCGCTCACAACAGGATGCATACCAAAGGTTCGCTCTCTCAGGCAAGCGAAACATGTTTCAGAGCTAAGCTAAAAATAGAATACCCGTAGGTATGCACCTACGGGTATCACAATTTGGTAGCGGCGGCAGGATTCGAACCTGCGACCTTCGGGTTATGAGCCCGACGAGCTGCCACTGCTCCACGCCGCGATGATAAAGGGTGACAGATTTCATTCTGTCACCCTTGTGGTAGGGTGCGTGGACCTAGGTTCCCAGCGGTGAGCCGCCAGTAGGATCGGCGCTGCGGTGTTTCACGACCCGGTTCGGGATGGGACGGGGTGGGTCCACCGCGCTCTACACACACCCAGTGGGTGAAGGAACGGTCGTCCCTTCACACCTCACGCGATTGCCTGGGGGGGGTATTCCCCCCCCTGCTGCCGGTCGGTTCGCCGTGACGGAAGGAAGCCCTCGCCCCTGCGCACCGGTCGCCTCTACGGGTCACCCCGCCTCCAGCTCCGGCCGCTTGCCCCGCTCATCTCGCGGGGGGCTTACCAGCCTTGCGCTGTGAGAGCAGTCGTCTTGCGGCGTGTTTCCCACTTAGATGCTTTCAGCGGTTCTCACTCCCGGACATAGCTACGGAGCCTGCAGGACGCCCTACAACTCCTCCACCAGCGGTCCGTCCAGCCCGGTCCTCTCGTACTAGGGCCAGCCCCGCGCACTGCTCTAGACGCTCAGAGCGGATAGAGACCGAACTGTCTCACGACGTTCTGAACCCAGCTCGCGTGCCGCTTTAATGGGCGAACAGCCCAACCCTTGGGACCTACTCCAGCCCCAGGATGCGACGAGCCGACATCGAGGTGCCACGCTCCGCCGTCGATATGAACTCTTGGGCGGTCTGAGCCTGTTATCCCCGGGGTAGCTTTTATCCGTTAAGCCACAGGCCTTCCACCCGGTCCTGTGGGATCACTACGGCCGACTTTCATCCCTGCTCGGCTTGTTTGCCTCGCAGTCAAGCGCCCTTCTGCCGTTGCACTCCACGGCGGATGACCATCCCGCCTGAGGGCGCCGTTGCGCGCCTCCGTTACCTTTTAGGAGGCGACCGCCCCAGTCAAACTACCCACCAGCCACTGTCCCCGCCACAGGCGGGTGAGGGCAGCGCAGACCGAAGAGTGGTATTTCACCGTCGGCTCCGCTCGGCCCGCAAGCCGACCTTCTCCGCCTCCCACCTATCCTACGCATCGGCCTCCGCTACCCGATGGCAAGCTGTAGTAAAGCTCCACGGGGTCTTTTTGTCCCGCTCTGAGTTGGCCGCATCTTCACGGCCACTGCAATTTCACCGAGCCCCTGGTCGAGACAGTGCCCAGATCGTGATGCCTTTCGTGCGGGTCGGAACTTACCCGACAAGGAATTTCGCTACCTTAGGACTGTTATAGTTACAGCCGCCGTTTACCGGGGCTTCGGTTTGGAGCGTACACCCCGCCCCTTAACCTTCCGGCACTGGGCAGGCATCACCCCCTATACGTCGCCTTTCGGCTTGAGCAGGGAGCTGTGGTTCTGGTAACCAGTCGCCTGGGCCTGGACCCTGCGGCTGCCTCGCGCTCCACCCGCCAGGGGCTTCACGCTACGCGCAGCACCCCTTCTTCCGAAGGTACGGGGTCAATTTGCCGAGTTCCTTAACCAGGGGTCACTCGTCCACCTTGGTCTCCTCGACCTGTCTACCGGTGTCGGTTTGCGGTACGGGCGTGGGTGGTCTTCCGAGCCGGCCTTTCTTGGCTGCACAGGCGCCTCGCCATCGGCGTGCGGTTGCCCGCACCCCTTTCACTCGCCTCTCGGTCACCGCCGCACGGATTTGCGTCGTGCGGCTCCCTACCGGCTTGGACGGCGCTCGTCTCGCCGCGGCGACTACCCCTCAGCATCCGGCATTGGTCAAACGACCACCGCACGGTACAGGACTATCAACCTGTTGTCCATCGGGTCAGGCGTGTGCCGTCCCCTTAGGCCCGACTACCCTGCCGCGGTGCACCCGTGCGGCAGAACCCTCAGACTTTCGGTGGCGATGATTGCGACATCGCTTCTCCGTTACTCATTCCGGCATTCGCACTCGTCGTCACTCCACCGACGCTTCCGCGCCGACTTCGGCGCGACGACGACGCTCCCCTACCGTTTGCCGATGGCAAACCCGCGGCTTCGGTGCATCGCTTTGCCCCGGTACAGCGTCGGCGCAGCGCTGCTTGACCAGTGAGCTGTTACGCACTCTTTCAAGGATGGCTGCTTCTAAGCCAACCTCCTGGTTGTCTGAGCGGCGCCACAACCTTTCCCACTTAGCGATGACTGAGGGACCTTAGCCGGCGGTCTGGGTTGTTTCCCTCTCGACGACGGATGTTCGCACCCGCCGTCTCACTCGCGGTGCCCACCCCTGGCATTTGCAGTTTGCCGTCGCTTGGTAAGCGGTGAAGCCCCCGCACAACAACAGCGCTCTACCTCCAGGGGTGGCAAGGCCGCGGCTGTACCTCAATACATTTCGGGGAGAACCAGCTATCTCCGTGTTCGATTGGCATTTCACCCCTACCCACAGCTCATCCGAGCCTTTTGCAACAGACACCGGTGCGGCCCTCCACGTCCTGTTAGGGACGCTTCAGCCTGGCCATGGGTAGCTCACACGGTTTCGGGTCTATCCCCGGCGACGGTCGCCCTGTTCAGGCTCGCGTTCACTCCGGCTCCGGCTGGCACTGCCTTAACCACGCCACCGAGGATAACTCGCCGGATCATACTCCAAAAGGCACGCGGTCACCGGTGTTTCCGGCTCCCACGGCGTGGAAGCACACGATTTCAGGGTCTCTTTCACTCCCCTCACCGGGGTGCTTTTCACCGTTCCCTCACGGTACTGTGCGCTATCGGTCACTGCGTGTAGGTTGCCTTGGACAGTGGTCTGCCCGGCTTCAGCCCGGGTTCTTCGTGCCCGGACCTACTCAGGAGCGACCCTCCCGGCTGAGGCGCCCGCCTACGCGACTCTCACGCTCTGCGGTGCAGGGTTCCACACTGCTTCGGCGCAGCGCGGTCGCCCGGGTGACCGACGAGCAGGTCGGTCACGGGTCGTCCTCCAACCCCGCGGACGCAACGGCTGCTCCCTATTCCACGCCCGCGGTTTAGGCTGCACCCGGTTCGCTCGCCGCTACTACGGGTGTGGTTCACGCTTCCTCCGGCTACTGAGATGTTTCAGTTGGCCGGGTTCCCGCTCCGCTGCTGCGGAGCGCTGCCAGATGGCAGCGGGTTGCCCCATTCGGAGACCTCCGGATCACAGCCTGCACGCGGCTCCCCGGAGCATATCGGTGCCGTGCCCCGTCCTTCATCGGCACGCAGCGCCATGGCATCCATCGTGTGCTCATCATGTCTTCCTTCCGTCACGGCCAACCGACCGTGACCCGGTCGCACGGTGCGGGTGGACGCACGCACCGCGAACCGGCAGCAATATTGGTACAATCGCGTGAGATGTTAAGGTACGACCGGCCCGCTGGCGAAAAAAAGCGGTGCAGGCAAACTGCGCTGCGCCGGAAGCAACGGGCCAATTGGTTGCGGAGCGTACCCGTGTGGGTCGTCCTCCGTGTCATCGCCGGAGCGATTGACGAGGGAGAGTATAGCAAGTCTGGCGAATTTTGTCAAGGGGGAACAGAATAATACAAAAACACGCATTGGAATGCCGAATTCCTGAGCCATGATATAAAACTACCAAGGCCATAGTTCCACCACTTTTCCCCAACTGACGTGAAGCGATGAACGAGAGGACAGTGCAACGTTCTCACCTTCGCCAACAAAGGTGAGGAGAGAGGAAAGAGAGACGAAGCACGAGCAGAAGAGATCGCCCCCCAGCCTACCCACAGCACGGAAGGAAGCGCGCCGCGTCCTGTTACAACGGTGGGCTAAAGCGAACACCTATTGGCTCGCCGATCAATGTGCGTCAGCGCAACGAGAGCAGTAGGGTTGGTGCCCGCCCCGATAATGCCCTGATGAGCCAAAGGATGCTTGCCAGCCGTACACTGTAGGACGCAGGCCGGAAACCTATGCTCCCTAGGAAAGATCACGGGGCGGCGTTTGCAGCTAATAGGTTCGCCACATTATCGTCGGTATTTAGCCGTCGTTGAACAGTTGGTCATTGAATGTAAATAAACCCAAAGCTGAGAACTAAGCAAAGCTTTGTGGTTACGCCTCAAGCCCTTGCTTTCCTTGCGTGACAACAGATGTATCAACATCTCTCTTAATATATTGTCCTACATCACCCTTTTCTACCCCTGTCGAGGAGGCCAGCAGGAAGGAGAGGACGCCGTGAGCCGACCTGCACCGGAACAAGGTTTCACCCGCTCATCAAAACACGACCAGAGACTCACGCTCTAAGAGCCTGATCAAAAACCTAGATTTCCCATTTGGCACGTACCGTGCCCGTGGACTATTGCGTGAGGGGTTTCCAGTGTTATTTCTCGCCAGCCACCACGTTCCCCCTTTCCTCTCCCCGTGGAGGAGAGGGAGGTGGCTAGGAGGAAGGTAAGGGACGCGAGGCGTGCTCCGCAGCACAAGCGCTGAAACCGTTGAAACCCTGTTTCAGCGTATCGAGGAGACTCCTGTGTTGCCCGCCAACGTTTGAAGATGCTATTGTCGAGCCTCATCAAAAGCCTAGGTTTTTGATCATCTCTAAGGAAAGATCCATGTTTCAGACAAGCCCTTAGCCGTCCTTCACACTGATCGGTATCACTATTGTATAATCAGTCAGCGTCGCCGGGGCGCACTCATTAACCCACCGCAGAGGAGTTAGAAAAAACATGCCAAAGCGCACCGATTTACATACAATCCTCATTATTGGCTCCGGCCCGATTGTGATCGGGCAAGCCTGTGAATTCGACTATTCCGGCACTCAGGCATGCAAAGCGTTACGTGAAGAAGGCTACCGAGTCGTCCTTGTCAACTCAAATCCGGCCACCATCATGACCGATCCCAGCATGGCCGACGCAACCTATATTGAGCCGCTGACCGTTCCCAGCCTGGAACGTATCATTGCTCGTGAGCAACCTGATGCCATTCTGCCTACCGTCGGTGGCCAAACGGCGTTAAATCTGGCAGTTGCCCTGCACGAAGCCGGTATTCTGGATCAGTATGGCGTTGAACTCATCGGCGCCTCGGTAGAAGCGGTACGGATTGCCGAAGATCGTCAACGCTTCAAAGATAAGATGATCGAGATCGGCCTCCAGGTACCGCGTTCGGGCACGGCTACCACTCTTGAAGAGGCACTGGCTGTTGTCGCCCAGACCGGCTTTCCAGCCATCATTCGCCCTTCGTTTACGCTCGGTGGTGAAGGTGGCGGAATCGCTTACAACATGGAAGAATTTCGCACTATTGTCGAACGTGGACTTGACACTTCACCGGTCTCACAAGTGTTGATAGAAGAGAGTGTCTTGGGCTGGAAAGAGTTTGAGCTGGAGGTGATGCGCGACCGCAACGACAACGGAGTCATTATCTGTTCGATAGAAAATATCGACCCAATGGGTGTGCACACCGGCGATAGCATCACGGTGGCCCCGGCAATGACTCTGACCGACCGCGAATATCAGCGGATGCGCGATATGGGGTTGGCCGTCCTGCGCGCCGTTGGCGTAGAAACCGGTGGCTCAAATGTACAATTTGCAGTTTCACCGACTGATGGTCGTATCTATGTCATCGAAATGAATCCCCGTGTGTCGCGCTCTTCAGCACTGGCATCGAAAGCAACTGGCTTCCCGATTGCCAAAATTGCGGCCAAACTGGCTGTTGGCTACACTCTCGATGAATTGCCCAACGACATCACCCGCGAGACACCGGCCTCGTTTGAGCCAACACTCGATTACGTGGTGGTAAAGATTCCACGCTTTACCTTCGAGAAATTTCCCCAGGCCGATCAGACACTCACAACTTCAATGAAGTCGGTTGGCGAGGTGATGGCTATCGGGCGAACATTTGCCGAGGCCTTCCAGAAGGCGTGGCGCTCACTCGAACAGGGACGCGCCGGTTGGGGTGCCGATGGCCGTGATGTGATCGAACCAGAACGGTTGCGTGAGCGATTGATTACACCACATCCTGATCGGATGTTTTATATTCGTTACGCCCTCCAGAGCGGTATGTCGGTTGAGCAGATTAGCACCCTCACCAGGATCGATCCGTGGTTTATTCGCCAACTCGAACAGCTTGTCAACCTTGAAGGACGGCTGCGGGCATTTGATCTCGATACAATTCCCCCTGATCTGCTGCGCCAGGCCAAACGGATGGGCTTTAGCGACACTCAATTAGCTCACTTATTGCGTGTGCCGTCAGGCCCACAGCGCTGGTCGGCAGAACTGGCTGTTCGGCAACGACGCCTCGAACTTGGTATTCGGCCAACCTACCACCGGGTTGACACTTGCGCTGCCGAATTCCCCGCCTATACGCCGTATCTCTATTCCTCCTACGAGAGTGAAGATGAGGCCGAACCAACCAATCGCAAAAAGGTGATCATTCTCGG comes from Chloroflexus sp. Y-396-1 and encodes:
- the carB gene encoding carbamoyl-phosphate synthase large subunit, with protein sequence MPKRTDLHTILIIGSGPIVIGQACEFDYSGTQACKALREEGYRVVLVNSNPATIMTDPSMADATYIEPLTVPSLERIIAREQPDAILPTVGGQTALNLAVALHEAGILDQYGVELIGASVEAVRIAEDRQRFKDKMIEIGLQVPRSGTATTLEEALAVVAQTGFPAIIRPSFTLGGEGGGIAYNMEEFRTIVERGLDTSPVSQVLIEESVLGWKEFELEVMRDRNDNGVIICSIENIDPMGVHTGDSITVAPAMTLTDREYQRMRDMGLAVLRAVGVETGGSNVQFAVSPTDGRIYVIEMNPRVSRSSALASKATGFPIAKIAAKLAVGYTLDELPNDITRETPASFEPTLDYVVVKIPRFTFEKFPQADQTLTTSMKSVGEVMAIGRTFAEAFQKAWRSLEQGRAGWGADGRDVIEPERLRERLITPHPDRMFYIRYALQSGMSVEQISTLTRIDPWFIRQLEQLVNLEGRLRAFDLDTIPPDLLRQAKRMGFSDTQLAHLLRVPSGPQRWSAELAVRQRRLELGIRPTYHRVDTCAAEFPAYTPYLYSSYESEDEAEPTNRKKVIILGSGPNRIGQGIEFDYCCSHAVFGLRALGYETIMINCNPETVSTDYDTADRLYFEPLTLEDVLNVVDVEKPDGVIIQFGGQTPLKLAQALEAVGVPIWGTPPDAIDLAEDRDRFGALLKELNIPAPEHGSATSWEEALTVARRIGYPVVVRPSYVLGGRAMAIVYDDAALERYMREAVAASPEHPVLIDRFLEDAFEMDVDAICDGETVVIAGIMEQIELAGVHSGDSACVIPTYMVAEEHVVTMRRYTEQLARALGVVGLMNIQYAMKDGVVYVLEVNPRASRTVPFVAKASGIPWAQLAVQCAAGAKLFCDGQIVYVNHPTLTNSPRYRLAVPGIQRFHVKEVVLPWSRFSGVDTLLGPEMKSTGEGMGSGATFGEAFAKAQMACGSHLPTSGNAFLSVNDRDKATLLPIARDLAALGFKLLATSGTAAYLQQHGLEVKSIYKVNEGRPNAVDYIKNGEIALVVNTPLGKTSFFDEAAIRRAAITYGVPTLTTLSGAAAAVQAIQALRTGQWTLISLQERSAEV